Proteins found in one Sphaeramia orbicularis chromosome 8, fSphaOr1.1, whole genome shotgun sequence genomic segment:
- the LOC115424015 gene encoding immunoglobulin lambda-1 light chain-like isoform X4 yields the protein MLVTLCTLITALTYADAVKVLTQTPAVHTVSPGQEVVLKCNVQTDYDYVSWYKQVPGEAPQFVLRFYHSHSSPSYGTGFSSDRFNSKTTSNIDYQLIIKNAEAGDSAQYFCGGWNNSPRVAVFGPGTKLTVTSSSVPPPVLTVFPPSAAELQSNKATLVCLSSQSGPFAHVTWLSAGSPLSTGISTSTAVQQPDQTFQISSYLSIQTSDWNTDQVYTCKVSVGSHTSEKHINKSACPTEQQ from the exons ATGCTGGTGACCCTCTGCACTCTCATCACTGCTCTAACAT ATGCTGATGCAGTGAAAGTGCTGACTCAGACACCTGCTGTCCACACAGTTTCTCCAGGACAAGAGGTTGTTCTGAAATGTAACGTTCAGACAGATTATGACTATGTCAGCTGGTATAAACAGGTTCCTGGTGAAGCTCCTCAGTTTGTTCTGAGATTTTATCATAGTCACAGTTCACCCAGCTATGGAACAGGATTCTCATCTGATCGATTTAACTCTAAAACTACATCAAACATCGATTACCAGCTCATCATTAAAAATGCAGAGGCAGGAGACTCTGCTCAGTATTTCTGTGGGGGATGGAATAATTCTCCTCGTGTAGCT GTATTCGGACCAGGCACCAAGCTGACTGTGACAA GCTCCAGCGTCCCTCCTCCTGTCCTGACAGTCTTCCCTCCGTCCGCTGCTGAGCTCCAGTCCAACAAAGCCACTCTGGTCTGTCTGTCCAGTCAGTCTGGGCCTTTTGCACATGTGACCTGGTTGTCTGCTGGGAGTCCGCTGAGCACTGGGATCTCTACCAGCACCGCTGTTCAGCAACCAGACCAGACTTTCCAAATCAGCAGCTACCTGTCCATCCAGACGTCAGACTGGAACACAGATCAGGTTTACACATGTAAAGTGTCTGTGGGCTCCCACACTTCAGAgaaacacatcaacaagtcagcGTGTCCCACTGAGCAACAGTAG